One Gossypium hirsutum isolate 1008001.06 chromosome A11, Gossypium_hirsutum_v2.1, whole genome shotgun sequence genomic window carries:
- the LOC107900197 gene encoding uncharacterized protein isoform X5, with protein MPGVLDLELKNKSKSMTEVFSNNNENGNLPFDSKDKIMHCVSNCEDNGFVEETFSGVEPPKIHEGNQDVDINITECTNSGVDRLPVTEFQDATDNSSSFGGTMSGDENDSAISDAEVESALSGGSPFGSLLDGLFQMRKRKLTDHWRRFIHPLMWRLKWLELQLKELKSQASRYDREIVGYDQKRKFEYEKFTIEGLNVKSQPFQCQVQRKKVMKRRKRKRIENMTDLASYMSCHNIYSYYESKKSVIATATLDDDNGKLGTKTDYTNDDFGFIDDLSHLEFSDSDTLSEQILRKIDLLQSQAHKLKTRVDKTVNESPRKFSSINMLSSPALTGSRNQPSPTRSGDRALVRSQHTSSQHRSKSHFRVLFRPGSAVSSHGEVTPFPDMIEGSGQHLAGISYENTEDDILIHNQAAKEELQNFQSGLTQQAEESRIPIEKPKTVCTALAPADNPPTNPPVPPNVKLTSTSKSKGPSNKRKRGKRKSGTGKWSRRSSG; from the exons ATGCCAG GAGTCCTTGACTTGGAGCTAAAAAACAAGTCGAAATCAATGACGGAAGTGTTTTCGAATAATAACGAAAATGGAAACTTGCCCTTTGATTCCAAAGATAAGATTATGCATTGTGTGAGTAATTGTGAGGACAATGGCTTTGTTGAGGAAACCTTCAGTGGAGTAGAACCACCAAAGATACACGAAGGAAACCAGGATGTGGACATTAACATAACTGAATGTACAAATTCTGGCGTTGATAGGTTACCTGTCACCGAATTTCAGGATGCCACTGATAATTCGAGTTCTTTCGGTGGTACAATGTCTGGGGATGAGAACGACTCTGCAATAAGTGATGCTGAAGTTGAATCAGCATTATCTGGTGGCAGTCCGTTCGGATCTCTGCTTGATGGATTGTTTCAAATGAG GAAGAGAAAGTTGACGGATCATTGGAGGAGGTTTATTCATCCCCTTATGTGGCGATTAAAATGGTTAGAGCTGCAGCTTAAGGAACTTAAGTCTCAAGCATCAAGATATGATAGAGAAATTGTGGGATATGATCAGAAAAGGAAGTTTGAATATGAAAAGTTCACAATTGAAGGGCTTAATGTAAAGTCACAACCCTTTCAATGTCAAGTTCAAAGGAAGAAAGTAATGAAGAGGAGGAAAAGAAAACGGATTGAAAATATGACTGATTTAGCATCTTACATGTCATGTCATAACATCTACTCATATTATG AAAGTAAGAAATCTGTAATTGCTACTGCCACTCTAGATGATGATAATGGTAAATTAG GAACCAAAACAGACTACACCAATGATGACTTTGGATTTATTGATGACTTGTCTCATCTTGAATTCAGTGATTCTGATACTTTGTCAGAACAGATCCTTAGAAAGATTGATCTTCTTCAATCGCAAGCTCATAAACTAAAGACCAGAGTTGACAAGACGGTGAATGAAAGTCCTCGAAAGTTCTCTTCCATTAATATGTTGAGTTCACCTGCATTAACCGGTTCTAGAAATCAACCTTCTCCAACTCGGAGTGGAGATAGAGCCCTGGTTAGATCTCAACATACTTCATCCCAGCATCGATCTAAGAGTCACTTTAGAGTTCTTTTTAGGCCTGGAAGTGCAGTCTCAAGCCATGGAGAGGTGACACCCTTTCCTGATATGATTGAGGGCTCCGGTCAGCATCTTGCTGGGATTTCTTATGAAAAT ACGGaggatgatattttgatacataaTCAGGCTGCCAAGGAAGAgttgcaaaattttcaaagtggTTTAACTCAGCAGGCAGAGGAATCGCGGATTCCAATTGAAAAGCCTAAGACAGTTTGTACTGCTCTTGCTCCTGCAGATAACCCCCCTACAAACCCTCCTGTTCCACCAAATGTGAAGTTAACTTCTACTTCCAAGTCAAAGGGCCCTAGCAACAAAAggaagagaggaaaaagaaaatctgGCACAGGTAAGTGGAGTCGGAGATCCTCAGGTTag
- the LOC107900197 gene encoding uncharacterized protein isoform X9 has translation MVNLALSLTNQSSTRKQRDSNARLPVTEFQDATDNSSSFGGTMSGDENDSAISDAEVESALSGGSPFGSLLDGLFQMRKRKLTDHWRRFIHPLMWRLKWLELQLKELKSQASRYDREIVGYDQKRKFEYEKFTIEGLNVKSQPFQCQVQRKKVMKRRKRKRIENMTDLASYMSCHNIYSYYGMIFIIILFGMYFPSANLMSLFSLLPESKKSVIATATLDDDNGKLGTKTDYTNDDFGFIDDLSHLEFSDSDTLSEQILRKIDLLQSQAHKLKTRVDKTVNESPRKFSSINMLSSPALTGSRNQPSPTRSGDRALVRSQHTSSQHRSKSHFRVLFRPGSAVSSHGEVTPFPDMIEGSGQHLAGISYENTEDDILIHNQAAKEELQNFQSGLTQQAEESRIPIEKPKTVCTALAPADNPPTNPPVPPNVKLTSTSKSKGPSNKRKRGKRKSGTGKWSRRSSG, from the exons ATGGTGAACTTGGCTCTCTCGCTCACCAATCAAAGTTCAACACGGAAACAAAGAGACTCGAATGCCAG GTTACCTGTCACCGAATTTCAGGATGCCACTGATAATTCGAGTTCTTTCGGTGGTACAATGTCTGGGGATGAGAACGACTCTGCAATAAGTGATGCTGAAGTTGAATCAGCATTATCTGGTGGCAGTCCGTTCGGATCTCTGCTTGATGGATTGTTTCAAATGAG GAAGAGAAAGTTGACGGATCATTGGAGGAGGTTTATTCATCCCCTTATGTGGCGATTAAAATGGTTAGAGCTGCAGCTTAAGGAACTTAAGTCTCAAGCATCAAGATATGATAGAGAAATTGTGGGATATGATCAGAAAAGGAAGTTTGAATATGAAAAGTTCACAATTGAAGGGCTTAATGTAAAGTCACAACCCTTTCAATGTCAAGTTCAAAGGAAGAAAGTAATGAAGAGGAGGAAAAGAAAACGGATTGAAAATATGACTGATTTAGCATCTTACATGTCATGTCATAACATCTACTCATATTATGGTATGATTTTCATAATCATTCTTTTTGGAATGTATTTTCCAAGTGCAAACCTGATGAGTTTATTTTCTTTGCTCCCAGAAAGTAAGAAATCTGTAATTGCTACTGCCACTCTAGATGATGATAATGGTAAATTAG GAACCAAAACAGACTACACCAATGATGACTTTGGATTTATTGATGACTTGTCTCATCTTGAATTCAGTGATTCTGATACTTTGTCAGAACAGATCCTTAGAAAGATTGATCTTCTTCAATCGCAAGCTCATAAACTAAAGACCAGAGTTGACAAGACGGTGAATGAAAGTCCTCGAAAGTTCTCTTCCATTAATATGTTGAGTTCACCTGCATTAACCGGTTCTAGAAATCAACCTTCTCCAACTCGGAGTGGAGATAGAGCCCTGGTTAGATCTCAACATACTTCATCCCAGCATCGATCTAAGAGTCACTTTAGAGTTCTTTTTAGGCCTGGAAGTGCAGTCTCAAGCCATGGAGAGGTGACACCCTTTCCTGATATGATTGAGGGCTCCGGTCAGCATCTTGCTGGGATTTCTTATGAAAAT ACGGaggatgatattttgatacataaTCAGGCTGCCAAGGAAGAgttgcaaaattttcaaagtggTTTAACTCAGCAGGCAGAGGAATCGCGGATTCCAATTGAAAAGCCTAAGACAGTTTGTACTGCTCTTGCTCCTGCAGATAACCCCCCTACAAACCCTCCTGTTCCACCAAATGTGAAGTTAACTTCTACTTCCAAGTCAAAGGGCCCTAGCAACAAAAggaagagaggaaaaagaaaatctgGCACAGGTAAGTGGAGTCGGAGATCCTCAGGTTag
- the LOC107900197 gene encoding uncharacterized protein isoform X8 → MVNLALSLTNQSSTRKQRDSNARLPVTEFQDATDNSSSFGGTMSGDENDSAISDAEVESALSGGSPFGSLLDGLFQMRCFLKRKLTDHWRRFIHPLMWRLKWLELQLKELKSQASRYDREIVGYDQKRKFEYEKFTIEGLNVKSQPFQCQVQRKKVMKRRKRKRIENMTDLASYMSCHNIYSYYGMIFIIILFGMYFPSANLMSLFSLLPESKKSVIATATLDDDNGKLGTKTDYTNDDFGFIDDLSHLEFSDSDTLSEQILRKIDLLQSQAHKLKTRVDKTVNESPRKFSSINMLSSPALTGSRNQPSPTRSGDRALVRSQHTSSQHRSKSHFRVLFRPGSAVSSHGEVTPFPDMIEGSGQHLAGISYENTEDDILIHNQAAKEELQNFQSGLTQQAEESRIPIEKPKTVCTALAPADNPPTNPPVPPNVKLTSTSKSKGPSNKRKRGKRKSGTGKWSRRSSG, encoded by the exons ATGGTGAACTTGGCTCTCTCGCTCACCAATCAAAGTTCAACACGGAAACAAAGAGACTCGAATGCCAG GTTACCTGTCACCGAATTTCAGGATGCCACTGATAATTCGAGTTCTTTCGGTGGTACAATGTCTGGGGATGAGAACGACTCTGCAATAAGTGATGCTGAAGTTGAATCAGCATTATCTGGTGGCAGTCCGTTCGGATCTCTGCTTGATGGATTGTTTCAAATGAGGTGCTTTTT GAAGAGAAAGTTGACGGATCATTGGAGGAGGTTTATTCATCCCCTTATGTGGCGATTAAAATGGTTAGAGCTGCAGCTTAAGGAACTTAAGTCTCAAGCATCAAGATATGATAGAGAAATTGTGGGATATGATCAGAAAAGGAAGTTTGAATATGAAAAGTTCACAATTGAAGGGCTTAATGTAAAGTCACAACCCTTTCAATGTCAAGTTCAAAGGAAGAAAGTAATGAAGAGGAGGAAAAGAAAACGGATTGAAAATATGACTGATTTAGCATCTTACATGTCATGTCATAACATCTACTCATATTATGGTATGATTTTCATAATCATTCTTTTTGGAATGTATTTTCCAAGTGCAAACCTGATGAGTTTATTTTCTTTGCTCCCAGAAAGTAAGAAATCTGTAATTGCTACTGCCACTCTAGATGATGATAATGGTAAATTAG GAACCAAAACAGACTACACCAATGATGACTTTGGATTTATTGATGACTTGTCTCATCTTGAATTCAGTGATTCTGATACTTTGTCAGAACAGATCCTTAGAAAGATTGATCTTCTTCAATCGCAAGCTCATAAACTAAAGACCAGAGTTGACAAGACGGTGAATGAAAGTCCTCGAAAGTTCTCTTCCATTAATATGTTGAGTTCACCTGCATTAACCGGTTCTAGAAATCAACCTTCTCCAACTCGGAGTGGAGATAGAGCCCTGGTTAGATCTCAACATACTTCATCCCAGCATCGATCTAAGAGTCACTTTAGAGTTCTTTTTAGGCCTGGAAGTGCAGTCTCAAGCCATGGAGAGGTGACACCCTTTCCTGATATGATTGAGGGCTCCGGTCAGCATCTTGCTGGGATTTCTTATGAAAAT ACGGaggatgatattttgatacataaTCAGGCTGCCAAGGAAGAgttgcaaaattttcaaagtggTTTAACTCAGCAGGCAGAGGAATCGCGGATTCCAATTGAAAAGCCTAAGACAGTTTGTACTGCTCTTGCTCCTGCAGATAACCCCCCTACAAACCCTCCTGTTCCACCAAATGTGAAGTTAACTTCTACTTCCAAGTCAAAGGGCCCTAGCAACAAAAggaagagaggaaaaagaaaatctgGCACAGGTAAGTGGAGTCGGAGATCCTCAGGTTag
- the LOC107900197 gene encoding uncharacterized protein isoform X10 codes for MVNLALSLTNQSSTRKQRDSNARLPVTEFQDATDNSSSFGGTMSGDENDSAISDAEVESALSGGSPFGSLLDGLFQMRCFLKRKLTDHWRRFIHPLMWRLKWLELQLKELKSQASRYDREIVGYDQKRKFEYEKFTIEGLNVKSQPFQCQVQRKKVMKRRKRKRIENMTDLASYMSCHNIYSYYESKKSVIATATLDDDNGKLGTKTDYTNDDFGFIDDLSHLEFSDSDTLSEQILRKIDLLQSQAHKLKTRVDKTVNESPRKFSSINMLSSPALTGSRNQPSPTRSGDRALVRSQHTSSQHRSKSHFRVLFRPGSAVSSHGEVTPFPDMIEGSGQHLAGISYENTEDDILIHNQAAKEELQNFQSGLTQQAEESRIPIEKPKTVCTALAPADNPPTNPPVPPNVKLTSTSKSKGPSNKRKRGKRKSGTGKWSRRSSG; via the exons ATGGTGAACTTGGCTCTCTCGCTCACCAATCAAAGTTCAACACGGAAACAAAGAGACTCGAATGCCAG GTTACCTGTCACCGAATTTCAGGATGCCACTGATAATTCGAGTTCTTTCGGTGGTACAATGTCTGGGGATGAGAACGACTCTGCAATAAGTGATGCTGAAGTTGAATCAGCATTATCTGGTGGCAGTCCGTTCGGATCTCTGCTTGATGGATTGTTTCAAATGAGGTGCTTTTT GAAGAGAAAGTTGACGGATCATTGGAGGAGGTTTATTCATCCCCTTATGTGGCGATTAAAATGGTTAGAGCTGCAGCTTAAGGAACTTAAGTCTCAAGCATCAAGATATGATAGAGAAATTGTGGGATATGATCAGAAAAGGAAGTTTGAATATGAAAAGTTCACAATTGAAGGGCTTAATGTAAAGTCACAACCCTTTCAATGTCAAGTTCAAAGGAAGAAAGTAATGAAGAGGAGGAAAAGAAAACGGATTGAAAATATGACTGATTTAGCATCTTACATGTCATGTCATAACATCTACTCATATTATG AAAGTAAGAAATCTGTAATTGCTACTGCCACTCTAGATGATGATAATGGTAAATTAG GAACCAAAACAGACTACACCAATGATGACTTTGGATTTATTGATGACTTGTCTCATCTTGAATTCAGTGATTCTGATACTTTGTCAGAACAGATCCTTAGAAAGATTGATCTTCTTCAATCGCAAGCTCATAAACTAAAGACCAGAGTTGACAAGACGGTGAATGAAAGTCCTCGAAAGTTCTCTTCCATTAATATGTTGAGTTCACCTGCATTAACCGGTTCTAGAAATCAACCTTCTCCAACTCGGAGTGGAGATAGAGCCCTGGTTAGATCTCAACATACTTCATCCCAGCATCGATCTAAGAGTCACTTTAGAGTTCTTTTTAGGCCTGGAAGTGCAGTCTCAAGCCATGGAGAGGTGACACCCTTTCCTGATATGATTGAGGGCTCCGGTCAGCATCTTGCTGGGATTTCTTATGAAAAT ACGGaggatgatattttgatacataaTCAGGCTGCCAAGGAAGAgttgcaaaattttcaaagtggTTTAACTCAGCAGGCAGAGGAATCGCGGATTCCAATTGAAAAGCCTAAGACAGTTTGTACTGCTCTTGCTCCTGCAGATAACCCCCCTACAAACCCTCCTGTTCCACCAAATGTGAAGTTAACTTCTACTTCCAAGTCAAAGGGCCCTAGCAACAAAAggaagagaggaaaaagaaaatctgGCACAGGTAAGTGGAGTCGGAGATCCTCAGGTTag
- the LOC107900197 gene encoding uncharacterized protein isoform X3 — translation MTEVFSNNNENGNLPFDSKDKIMHCVSNCEDNGFVEETFSGVEPPKIHEGNQDVDINITECTNSGVDRLPVTEFQDATDNSSSFGGTMSGDENDSAISDAEVESALSGGSPFGSLLDGLFQMRCFLKRKLTDHWRRFIHPLMWRLKWLELQLKELKSQASRYDREIVGYDQKRKFEYEKFTIEGLNVKSQPFQCQVQRKKVMKRRKRKRIENMTDLASYMSCHNIYSYYGMIFIIILFGMYFPSANLMSLFSLLPESKKSVIATATLDDDNGKLGTKTDYTNDDFGFIDDLSHLEFSDSDTLSEQILRKIDLLQSQAHKLKTRVDKTVNESPRKFSSINMLSSPALTGSRNQPSPTRSGDRALVRSQHTSSQHRSKSHFRVLFRPGSAVSSHGEVTPFPDMIEGSGQHLAGISYENTEDDILIHNQAAKEELQNFQSGLTQQAEESRIPIEKPKTVCTALAPADNPPTNPPVPPNVKLTSTSKSKGPSNKRKRGKRKSGTGKWSRRSSG, via the exons ATGACGGAAGTGTTTTCGAATAATAACGAAAATGGAAACTTGCCCTTTGATTCCAAAGATAAGATTATGCATTGTGTGAGTAATTGTGAGGACAATGGCTTTGTTGAGGAAACCTTCAGTGGAGTAGAACCACCAAAGATACACGAAGGAAACCAGGATGTGGACATTAACATAACTGAATGTACAAATTCTGGCGTTGATAGGTTACCTGTCACCGAATTTCAGGATGCCACTGATAATTCGAGTTCTTTCGGTGGTACAATGTCTGGGGATGAGAACGACTCTGCAATAAGTGATGCTGAAGTTGAATCAGCATTATCTGGTGGCAGTCCGTTCGGATCTCTGCTTGATGGATTGTTTCAAATGAGGTGCTTTTT GAAGAGAAAGTTGACGGATCATTGGAGGAGGTTTATTCATCCCCTTATGTGGCGATTAAAATGGTTAGAGCTGCAGCTTAAGGAACTTAAGTCTCAAGCATCAAGATATGATAGAGAAATTGTGGGATATGATCAGAAAAGGAAGTTTGAATATGAAAAGTTCACAATTGAAGGGCTTAATGTAAAGTCACAACCCTTTCAATGTCAAGTTCAAAGGAAGAAAGTAATGAAGAGGAGGAAAAGAAAACGGATTGAAAATATGACTGATTTAGCATCTTACATGTCATGTCATAACATCTACTCATATTATGGTATGATTTTCATAATCATTCTTTTTGGAATGTATTTTCCAAGTGCAAACCTGATGAGTTTATTTTCTTTGCTCCCAGAAAGTAAGAAATCTGTAATTGCTACTGCCACTCTAGATGATGATAATGGTAAATTAG GAACCAAAACAGACTACACCAATGATGACTTTGGATTTATTGATGACTTGTCTCATCTTGAATTCAGTGATTCTGATACTTTGTCAGAACAGATCCTTAGAAAGATTGATCTTCTTCAATCGCAAGCTCATAAACTAAAGACCAGAGTTGACAAGACGGTGAATGAAAGTCCTCGAAAGTTCTCTTCCATTAATATGTTGAGTTCACCTGCATTAACCGGTTCTAGAAATCAACCTTCTCCAACTCGGAGTGGAGATAGAGCCCTGGTTAGATCTCAACATACTTCATCCCAGCATCGATCTAAGAGTCACTTTAGAGTTCTTTTTAGGCCTGGAAGTGCAGTCTCAAGCCATGGAGAGGTGACACCCTTTCCTGATATGATTGAGGGCTCCGGTCAGCATCTTGCTGGGATTTCTTATGAAAAT ACGGaggatgatattttgatacataaTCAGGCTGCCAAGGAAGAgttgcaaaattttcaaagtggTTTAACTCAGCAGGCAGAGGAATCGCGGATTCCAATTGAAAAGCCTAAGACAGTTTGTACTGCTCTTGCTCCTGCAGATAACCCCCCTACAAACCCTCCTGTTCCACCAAATGTGAAGTTAACTTCTACTTCCAAGTCAAAGGGCCCTAGCAACAAAAggaagagaggaaaaagaaaatctgGCACAGGTAAGTGGAGTCGGAGATCCTCAGGTTag
- the LOC107900197 gene encoding uncharacterized protein isoform X13 has product MVNLALSLTNQSSTRKQRDSNARLPVTEFQDATDNSSSFGGTMSGDENDSAISDAEVESALSGGSPFGSLLDGLFQMRKRKLTDHWRRFIHPLMWRLKWLELQLKELKSQASRYDREIVGYDQKRKFEYEKFTIEGLNVKSQPFQCQVQRKKVMKRRKRKRIENMTDLASYMSCHNIYSYYGTKTDYTNDDFGFIDDLSHLEFSDSDTLSEQILRKIDLLQSQAHKLKTRVDKTVNESPRKFSSINMLSSPALTGSRNQPSPTRSGDRALVRSQHTSSQHRSKSHFRVLFRPGSAVSSHGEVTPFPDMIEGSGQHLAGISYENTEDDILIHNQAAKEELQNFQSGLTQQAEESRIPIEKPKTVCTALAPADNPPTNPPVPPNVKLTSTSKSKGPSNKRKRGKRKSGTGKWSRRSSG; this is encoded by the exons ATGGTGAACTTGGCTCTCTCGCTCACCAATCAAAGTTCAACACGGAAACAAAGAGACTCGAATGCCAG GTTACCTGTCACCGAATTTCAGGATGCCACTGATAATTCGAGTTCTTTCGGTGGTACAATGTCTGGGGATGAGAACGACTCTGCAATAAGTGATGCTGAAGTTGAATCAGCATTATCTGGTGGCAGTCCGTTCGGATCTCTGCTTGATGGATTGTTTCAAATGAG GAAGAGAAAGTTGACGGATCATTGGAGGAGGTTTATTCATCCCCTTATGTGGCGATTAAAATGGTTAGAGCTGCAGCTTAAGGAACTTAAGTCTCAAGCATCAAGATATGATAGAGAAATTGTGGGATATGATCAGAAAAGGAAGTTTGAATATGAAAAGTTCACAATTGAAGGGCTTAATGTAAAGTCACAACCCTTTCAATGTCAAGTTCAAAGGAAGAAAGTAATGAAGAGGAGGAAAAGAAAACGGATTGAAAATATGACTGATTTAGCATCTTACATGTCATGTCATAACATCTACTCATATTATG GAACCAAAACAGACTACACCAATGATGACTTTGGATTTATTGATGACTTGTCTCATCTTGAATTCAGTGATTCTGATACTTTGTCAGAACAGATCCTTAGAAAGATTGATCTTCTTCAATCGCAAGCTCATAAACTAAAGACCAGAGTTGACAAGACGGTGAATGAAAGTCCTCGAAAGTTCTCTTCCATTAATATGTTGAGTTCACCTGCATTAACCGGTTCTAGAAATCAACCTTCTCCAACTCGGAGTGGAGATAGAGCCCTGGTTAGATCTCAACATACTTCATCCCAGCATCGATCTAAGAGTCACTTTAGAGTTCTTTTTAGGCCTGGAAGTGCAGTCTCAAGCCATGGAGAGGTGACACCCTTTCCTGATATGATTGAGGGCTCCGGTCAGCATCTTGCTGGGATTTCTTATGAAAAT ACGGaggatgatattttgatacataaTCAGGCTGCCAAGGAAGAgttgcaaaattttcaaagtggTTTAACTCAGCAGGCAGAGGAATCGCGGATTCCAATTGAAAAGCCTAAGACAGTTTGTACTGCTCTTGCTCCTGCAGATAACCCCCCTACAAACCCTCCTGTTCCACCAAATGTGAAGTTAACTTCTACTTCCAAGTCAAAGGGCCCTAGCAACAAAAggaagagaggaaaaagaaaatctgGCACAGGTAAGTGGAGTCGGAGATCCTCAGGTTag
- the LOC107900197 gene encoding uncharacterized protein isoform X11, which translates to MVNLALSLTNQSSTRKQRDSNARLPVTEFQDATDNSSSFGGTMSGDENDSAISDAEVESALSGGSPFGSLLDGLFQMRKRKLTDHWRRFIHPLMWRLKWLELQLKELKSQASRYDREIVGYDQKRKFEYEKFTIEGLNVKSQPFQCQVQRKKVMKRRKRKRIENMTDLASYMSCHNIYSYYESKKSVIATATLDDDNGKLGTKTDYTNDDFGFIDDLSHLEFSDSDTLSEQILRKIDLLQSQAHKLKTRVDKTVNESPRKFSSINMLSSPALTGSRNQPSPTRSGDRALVRSQHTSSQHRSKSHFRVLFRPGSAVSSHGEVTPFPDMIEGSGQHLAGISYENTEDDILIHNQAAKEELQNFQSGLTQQAEESRIPIEKPKTVCTALAPADNPPTNPPVPPNVKLTSTSKSKGPSNKRKRGKRKSGTGKWSRRSSG; encoded by the exons ATGGTGAACTTGGCTCTCTCGCTCACCAATCAAAGTTCAACACGGAAACAAAGAGACTCGAATGCCAG GTTACCTGTCACCGAATTTCAGGATGCCACTGATAATTCGAGTTCTTTCGGTGGTACAATGTCTGGGGATGAGAACGACTCTGCAATAAGTGATGCTGAAGTTGAATCAGCATTATCTGGTGGCAGTCCGTTCGGATCTCTGCTTGATGGATTGTTTCAAATGAG GAAGAGAAAGTTGACGGATCATTGGAGGAGGTTTATTCATCCCCTTATGTGGCGATTAAAATGGTTAGAGCTGCAGCTTAAGGAACTTAAGTCTCAAGCATCAAGATATGATAGAGAAATTGTGGGATATGATCAGAAAAGGAAGTTTGAATATGAAAAGTTCACAATTGAAGGGCTTAATGTAAAGTCACAACCCTTTCAATGTCAAGTTCAAAGGAAGAAAGTAATGAAGAGGAGGAAAAGAAAACGGATTGAAAATATGACTGATTTAGCATCTTACATGTCATGTCATAACATCTACTCATATTATG AAAGTAAGAAATCTGTAATTGCTACTGCCACTCTAGATGATGATAATGGTAAATTAG GAACCAAAACAGACTACACCAATGATGACTTTGGATTTATTGATGACTTGTCTCATCTTGAATTCAGTGATTCTGATACTTTGTCAGAACAGATCCTTAGAAAGATTGATCTTCTTCAATCGCAAGCTCATAAACTAAAGACCAGAGTTGACAAGACGGTGAATGAAAGTCCTCGAAAGTTCTCTTCCATTAATATGTTGAGTTCACCTGCATTAACCGGTTCTAGAAATCAACCTTCTCCAACTCGGAGTGGAGATAGAGCCCTGGTTAGATCTCAACATACTTCATCCCAGCATCGATCTAAGAGTCACTTTAGAGTTCTTTTTAGGCCTGGAAGTGCAGTCTCAAGCCATGGAGAGGTGACACCCTTTCCTGATATGATTGAGGGCTCCGGTCAGCATCTTGCTGGGATTTCTTATGAAAAT ACGGaggatgatattttgatacataaTCAGGCTGCCAAGGAAGAgttgcaaaattttcaaagtggTTTAACTCAGCAGGCAGAGGAATCGCGGATTCCAATTGAAAAGCCTAAGACAGTTTGTACTGCTCTTGCTCCTGCAGATAACCCCCCTACAAACCCTCCTGTTCCACCAAATGTGAAGTTAACTTCTACTTCCAAGTCAAAGGGCCCTAGCAACAAAAggaagagaggaaaaagaaaatctgGCACAGGTAAGTGGAGTCGGAGATCCTCAGGTTag